The following are encoded in a window of Flavobacterium cupriresistens genomic DNA:
- a CDS encoding T9SS type A sorting domain-containing protein gives MRKNYHFLLILLVMFFFNNVAISQTSLGTCTSFMNSLKKEFIVSKGKRDVKSVLLQTVDSKKFNGKINYKESTPSSEFLIGEIKDISESSFYIKVIGQSLEGHIILRKTKEAYKYSSDTHGNAYVSKVDINSLICVEYSKLPQKKTTTTKYNVAELSANIFSLESLPGGKGCVLLDFDGYNMLAGNYWNEGKAINAAPAGLRSAYIMELFEIVAEDFRPFNLNITTNEAVFNKYPKSKRMRIVLTTTKTASPKAGGVAYMGSFGWDNDVPAWCFNLNNGKDAGDTCSHEIGHTFGLEHDGRTLPTEEYFYGLDNTSWAPIMGFSYYRPVAQWSKGEYNSANNKESDVDVISGREYGVGYRMDDYGNDVSSALSLTHDDTGLIIKKEGVIEKESDRDFFAFTTKGGNVIINANAINGSGKGNLHVAITLHNSTGAEIEKFWNPNPYSLNASMSIDLPAGKYFISVSGIGAGDILYGGYSAYGSVGGYSISGFISISDTPVSDIFISGVQTNVSCYGEADGVVRASVVGGSGNYTYAWTPFGGTTATASDLKAGIYSLIVKDDKGGSKTRTFNITEPPALNSNVTVGTEVLIADQSGATYQWYECPISSIDGETGQFFEPKIDGSYKVVMTLNGCTVSSDCINFNNLSTVSFDKAVKFMLHPNPSNKIITIKSDHDADLNLINSLGGIIKTFKVVAEVDKIVNVENLANGIYFICEIREGKLITHKFVKN, from the coding sequence ATGAGGAAAAACTACCATTTTTTATTGATTTTATTAGTAATGTTTTTTTTTAATAATGTCGCTATCTCTCAAACTTCTCTAGGGACATGTACAAGCTTTATGAATAGCTTAAAGAAGGAGTTTATTGTTTCAAAGGGAAAAAGGGACGTGAAAAGTGTTTTACTTCAGACTGTCGATTCAAAAAAGTTTAATGGAAAAATAAATTACAAGGAATCAACTCCTTCGAGTGAATTTTTGATTGGAGAAATTAAAGATATTTCAGAGTCTTCTTTTTATATTAAAGTAATTGGGCAGTCATTGGAAGGGCATATTATTTTAAGAAAAACAAAAGAAGCATATAAGTATTCTTCTGATACTCATGGAAATGCTTATGTTTCAAAAGTAGACATAAATTCTTTGATTTGTGTGGAATATAGTAAACTGCCACAAAAAAAGACCACAACTACAAAGTATAATGTTGCAGAGTTGAGTGCTAACATATTTAGTTTAGAAAGCTTGCCAGGCGGAAAAGGTTGTGTACTGTTGGATTTTGACGGTTACAATATGCTTGCTGGAAATTATTGGAATGAAGGGAAAGCAATTAATGCAGCTCCGGCTGGATTGAGAAGCGCTTATATAATGGAACTTTTTGAAATTGTTGCAGAAGATTTCAGACCATTTAATCTGAATATAACAACAAATGAAGCCGTTTTTAATAAGTATCCTAAATCGAAAAGGATGCGTATAGTGCTGACCACAACAAAAACTGCAAGTCCAAAAGCGGGTGGAGTAGCTTATATGGGGTCCTTTGGCTGGGATAATGATGTTCCGGCCTGGTGTTTTAATCTTAATAATGGTAAGGATGCTGGAGATACCTGTTCTCATGAAATAGGGCATACTTTTGGGTTAGAACATGATGGACGTACTTTGCCGACGGAAGAATATTTTTACGGATTAGACAATACTTCCTGGGCACCAATTATGGGGTTTAGTTATTACAGACCTGTTGCGCAATGGAGCAAGGGAGAATACAATAGCGCAAATAATAAAGAGAGTGATGTTGATGTTATTTCCGGACGGGAATATGGAGTGGGGTACAGAATGGATGATTATGGTAATGATGTATCTTCAGCACTTAGTTTAACTCACGATGATACAGGATTGATTATTAAAAAAGAGGGCGTAATCGAAAAAGAAAGTGATCGTGATTTCTTTGCATTTACCACCAAAGGAGGAAATGTAATAATCAACGCTAATGCAATAAACGGATCTGGTAAAGGGAATCTCCATGTTGCAATTACGTTGCATAATTCGACTGGTGCTGAAATAGAAAAATTTTGGAATCCGAACCCTTATTCGCTCAATGCGTCAATGAGTATAGACCTGCCGGCAGGTAAATATTTTATCAGCGTGAGTGGAATTGGAGCTGGCGATATTTTATATGGCGGTTATTCTGCATACGGTTCGGTTGGGGGGTATTCTATTTCAGGGTTTATTTCGATCTCGGACACCCCTGTTTCGGATATCTTTATTTCCGGAGTACAAACAAACGTAAGTTGTTATGGGGAAGCTGACGGAGTTGTTCGTGCAAGCGTTGTGGGAGGATCCGGTAATTACACTTATGCTTGGACGCCTTTCGGAGGAACAACTGCCACCGCATCCGATTTAAAAGCAGGTATTTATAGCCTAATAGTTAAGGATGATAAAGGGGGAAGTAAAACGAGAACCTTTAATATAACAGAACCTCCGGCTTTAAATTCAAATGTAACGGTTGGAACTGAAGTTTTAATTGCGGATCAATCCGGTGCGACTTACCAATGGTACGAATGTCCTATATCATCAATCGATGGAGAAACAGGTCAATTCTTTGAACCAAAGATAGATGGCTCCTATAAAGTTGTAATGACTTTAAATGGTTGTACTGTTTCTTCCGATTGTATAAACTTTAACAATCTTAGTACAGTATCGTTCGATAAAGCTGTAAAGTTTATGTTACATCCAAACCCAAGTAATAAAATTATAACGATCAAGTCAGATCATGATGCGGATTTAAATCTTATTAACTCATTGGGAGGAATCATTAAAACATTTAAAGTAGTAGCAGAGGTAGATAAAATAGTAAATGTCGAAAATTTAGCTAATGGTATTTATTTTATTTGTGAAATAAGGGAAGGAAAATTAATCACTCATAAATTTGTGAAAAACTAG
- the mnmA gene encoding tRNA 2-thiouridine(34) synthase MnmA → MKRVVVGLSGGVDSSVAAYLLQKQGYEVIGLFMKNWHDDSVTISNECPWLEDSNDALLVAEKLGIPFQTVDLSEEYKEKIVDYMFNEYEKGRTPNPDVLCNREIKFDVFMKIALSLGADYVATGHYCQKSEIEVDGKPVYQLIAGADTNKDQSYFLCQLSQEQLAKSLFPIGALTKPEVREIAAEMDLITAEKKDSQGLCFIGKVRLPEFLQQKLQPKEGKIVQIDKNDPIYTIEKPTGLSIEEELKLESQKRNYLPIMGKVVGKHQGAHYFTIGQRKGLNVGGTTDPLFIIATNVETNTIYTGLTSQHPGLFKKALFIEKSEVHWIRTDLALKVGETMEVMARIRYRQPLQKATLHQFEEGMYVSFDEPQSAITEGQFTAWYFENELVGSGVIS, encoded by the coding sequence ATGAAACGTGTAGTTGTTGGACTTTCCGGTGGTGTTGATTCTAGTGTTGCTGCTTATTTGTTGCAAAAACAAGGGTACGAAGTTATTGGCCTTTTTATGAAAAACTGGCACGATGATTCGGTTACTATTTCTAACGAATGTCCTTGGTTAGAAGATAGTAATGATGCTTTATTGGTAGCCGAAAAACTTGGAATACCGTTTCAAACTGTTGATTTGAGCGAAGAGTACAAAGAAAAAATCGTTGACTATATGTTCAACGAATATGAAAAAGGAAGAACTCCAAATCCGGATGTACTTTGTAACCGTGAGATCAAATTTGATGTTTTTATGAAAATTGCTTTAAGTCTTGGGGCCGATTATGTGGCCACAGGACATTACTGTCAAAAAAGCGAAATTGAAGTAGATGGAAAGCCGGTTTATCAATTAATAGCAGGTGCAGATACGAACAAAGACCAATCTTACTTTTTATGCCAGTTGTCACAAGAGCAATTAGCTAAATCATTGTTTCCAATTGGCGCTTTAACCAAACCGGAGGTTCGCGAAATTGCTGCCGAAATGGATTTGATAACAGCAGAGAAAAAAGATTCCCAAGGATTATGTTTTATCGGAAAAGTTCGTTTACCGGAGTTTTTACAACAAAAACTACAACCAAAAGAGGGTAAAATTGTACAGATTGATAAAAATGATCCGATTTATACAATCGAAAAACCAACTGGTTTATCTATAGAAGAAGAATTAAAATTAGAGTCTCAGAAACGAAATTACCTTCCTATAATGGGGAAAGTAGTGGGTAAACATCAAGGCGCACATTATTTTACAATCGGACAAAGAAAAGGCCTTAATGTAGGCGGAACAACTGATCCGTTATTTATTATTGCTACCAATGTTGAAACCAATACTATTTATACAGGATTAACAAGTCAACATCCGGGATTGTTTAAGAAAGCTTTGTTTATAGAAAAGTCTGAGGTACACTGGATTCGTACTGATCTGGCTTTAAAAGTTGGAGAAACGATGGAAGTGATGGCTAGAATTCGTTACCGTCAGCCTTTGCAAAAAGCGACTTTACACCAGTTTGAAGAGGGGATGTATGTTTCTTTTGATGAACCTCAATCTGCTATAACAGAAGGTCAATTTACAGCTTGGTATTTTGAGAATGAATTAGTTGGTTCGGGAGTAATTTCTTAG
- a CDS encoding S8 family serine peptidase: MKNNYLFFLLLFSSALFAQEDAWVYFNAKPNAQFYLDNPLQMLSQRALDRRTNQNIALSSTDVPVETTFVTQVKQSTGITVMAQSKWLNALHIRGSQADINALKNFTFVDKVVFANKILNTTSKKDRQNKIAKTKDKFKATVNYAYGASANQIQMLNGQVLHQQNYTGSGKIIAVLDAGFPGVDVAQPFQRLINNNQILGGYDFTTRNANFYAGDEHGTMVLSTMGGYKENSLVGTAPDASYYLFITEIDATENPVEESLWVEAAEKADEFGVDIITTSLGYFGFDNANYSHTYSDMNGTTNFISRGAEMAFSKGIVVLASAGNEGNTTERHIGGPADAVSVIAVGSVTASKVKSSFSSIGPSFDSRIKPEVMAQGSSAVVSSPAGTITTIDGTSFSCPIMAGMVACLWQAFSSKTNQEIRQMILKSSDRYTVPNNDYGYGIPNFGSTLGVDDFQISSFSVYPNPTQTTVTFALSDQNTASITIYSVLGQKVLEKQITNENSTLSLQTLKSGLYFYTFDAEGLHKTGKIIKQ, translated from the coding sequence ATGAAAAACAACTACCTATTTTTTCTATTGTTATTTTCTTCTGCCTTGTTTGCGCAAGAAGATGCGTGGGTGTATTTTAATGCAAAGCCCAATGCACAGTTCTATCTGGATAACCCACTGCAAATGCTTTCACAACGAGCATTAGATCGACGAACCAATCAGAATATTGCCTTAAGCAGTACTGACGTTCCTGTAGAAACTACCTTTGTTACTCAGGTAAAACAAAGCACCGGAATTACGGTAATGGCACAATCCAAGTGGTTAAACGCACTTCATATCAGGGGGAGTCAGGCCGATATTAATGCTTTGAAAAACTTTACTTTCGTTGATAAAGTGGTTTTTGCCAATAAGATTTTAAATACGACTTCAAAAAAAGATAGGCAGAATAAAATAGCGAAAACAAAGGATAAGTTTAAAGCTACCGTTAACTATGCTTACGGAGCTTCCGCAAATCAAATTCAGATGTTGAATGGTCAGGTTTTGCACCAGCAGAACTATACCGGATCGGGAAAAATAATTGCTGTTTTAGATGCCGGTTTTCCGGGAGTAGACGTGGCACAACCTTTTCAAAGACTGATAAATAATAACCAAATTTTAGGCGGTTATGATTTTACAACCCGTAACGCCAATTTTTATGCCGGAGACGAGCATGGTACGATGGTGCTTTCAACAATGGGTGGTTACAAAGAGAATTCTTTAGTAGGAACAGCTCCGGATGCTTCTTATTATTTGTTCATTACAGAAATTGATGCTACAGAAAATCCGGTGGAAGAATCACTTTGGGTTGAAGCGGCAGAAAAAGCAGATGAGTTTGGAGTTGATATCATTACGACTTCATTGGGATATTTTGGTTTTGATAATGCGAATTACAGTCATACCTATAGTGATATGAATGGAACGACCAATTTTATTTCCCGTGGTGCCGAAATGGCGTTTAGCAAAGGTATTGTGGTGCTTGCTTCAGCAGGAAATGAAGGAAATACAACAGAACGACATATTGGTGGGCCGGCAGATGCTGTTTCCGTTATAGCAGTGGGTTCCGTTACCGCTTCAAAGGTTAAATCAAGTTTTAGTTCAATAGGGCCAAGTTTTGATAGTCGAATTAAGCCGGAAGTTATGGCACAAGGAAGCTCAGCAGTTGTTTCAAGCCCTGCCGGTACTATTACTACGATTGATGGGACTTCATTTTCGTGTCCTATTATGGCGGGGATGGTTGCTTGTTTGTGGCAGGCTTTCTCTTCCAAAACGAATCAGGAAATTAGACAAATGATTCTGAAATCTTCAGATCGATATACCGTTCCAAATAATGATTATGGTTACGGAATCCCTAATTTCGGGTCGACTTTAGGAGTTGATGATTTTCAGATCTCTTCTTTTTCGGTATATCCAAATCCGACTCAGACCACAGTTACGTTTGCCCTTTCAGATCAAAACACAGCTTCCATAACGATTTATTCTGTTTTGGGACAAAAAGTTTTGGAGAAACAAATTACAAATGAAAATTCAACTCTTTCTTTACAAACCTTAAAAAGCGGTCTCTATTTTTATACTTTTGATGCCGAAGGTTTACATAAAACAGGAAAGATTATCAAACAATAA
- a CDS encoding NAD(P)H-dependent flavin oxidoreductase translates to MNKITQLFKIKYPIIQGGMIWNSGYKLASAVSNAGGLGLIGAGSMYPEVLREHIQKCKKATDKPFGVNIPMLYPNIEEIMNIVVEEGVKIVFTSAGNPKTWTSFLKEKGITVVHVVSSSVFALKAEQAGVDAIVAEGFEAGGHNGRDETTTLTLIPMVKEKVQIPLIAAGGIATGRGMLAAMVLGADGVQVGSRFAASVESSSHDNFKQTILNVKEGDTQLTLKELAPVRLIKNKFYQDVQDLYERCPSKEELVQLLGRARAKKGMFEGDLEEGELEIGQIAGIIHEILPVEKIIQQMMADFEIASKEKAKFEF, encoded by the coding sequence ATGAATAAAATCACACAACTTTTTAAAATAAAATATCCAATAATTCAAGGAGGAATGATTTGGAACAGCGGATATAAATTAGCAAGTGCAGTTAGTAATGCGGGAGGTTTAGGACTTATTGGTGCCGGCTCTATGTATCCGGAAGTATTACGCGAACACATTCAGAAATGTAAAAAAGCTACGGACAAACCTTTTGGAGTCAATATACCAATGTTGTATCCCAACATTGAAGAAATTATGAATATTGTTGTAGAAGAAGGCGTGAAGATCGTTTTTACTTCAGCAGGAAATCCTAAAACATGGACTTCTTTTTTGAAAGAAAAAGGTATTACAGTAGTGCATGTGGTCAGTAGTAGTGTTTTTGCCTTAAAAGCGGAACAAGCAGGTGTAGATGCTATTGTGGCGGAAGGTTTTGAAGCCGGTGGACACAACGGGAGAGATGAAACCACAACGCTGACGTTGATTCCTATGGTGAAAGAAAAAGTTCAGATTCCGCTTATCGCTGCCGGAGGTATTGCAACCGGAAGAGGAATGCTGGCCGCTATGGTTTTAGGTGCCGATGGTGTTCAGGTTGGAAGCCGTTTTGCAGCTTCTGTAGAATCTTCTTCTCATGATAATTTCAAACAGACTATTTTGAATGTGAAAGAAGGGGATACCCAACTAACATTAAAAGAATTGGCACCGGTACGATTGATTAAAAATAAATTCTACCAGGATGTTCAGGACTTATATGAAAGATGTCCGTCAAAAGAAGAATTGGTACAGCTTTTAGGCAGAGCACGAGCTAAAAAAGGAATGTTTGAGGGAGATTTAGAAGAAGGAGAACTTGAAATAGGTCAAATTGCCGGAATTATTCATGAAATTTTGCCTGTAGAAAAAATTATTCAACAAATGATGGCCGATTTTGAAATTGCAAGCAAGGAAAAAGCTAAATTTGAGTTTTAA
- a CDS encoding DUF4268 domain-containing protein, translating into MYSKEESQRIKREFWVAFAEKYPRKWVLYDTKIKDFSFKFYVDNKKAQVLIDIEQRNDEKRIAYFEKLEALKNILEEEFIKDLVFEKEYTLESGKTISRIWVEITGVGFSNRTNWDAIFDFFNEKMHALEMFYLEYDEFIKDIE; encoded by the coding sequence ATGTACAGTAAAGAAGAATCACAGCGAATAAAAAGAGAATTTTGGGTGGCTTTCGCCGAAAAATACCCGCGTAAATGGGTACTTTATGATACTAAAATTAAAGACTTCTCTTTTAAGTTTTATGTAGACAATAAAAAAGCACAGGTTTTAATTGATATCGAGCAACGAAACGATGAAAAGCGAATTGCTTATTTTGAAAAACTGGAAGCCCTAAAAAATATTCTGGAAGAAGAATTCATCAAAGATTTGGTTTTCGAAAAGGAATATACCCTTGAAAGCGGCAAAACCATAAGCCGAATCTGGGTAGAAATAACAGGCGTTGGTTTTAGTAATCGTACTAATTGGGATGCTATTTTTGATTTTTTCAACGAAAAAATGCACGCTCTTGAAATGTTCTATCTTGAATATGATGAATTTATTAAGGATATTGAGTAG
- a CDS encoding PCMD domain-containing protein — protein MKNIIFKIFSFCLFLLTAACVNDTYFGKSDKNAIRYFTVAGQSGFSTINIATKTIQITVNSEADITKLAIDSLALSTFATISPVKETIRDFTTPQTYIVTAENGDQAAYLVTVTQEGANPQLDNSTFDAWYQPSGKSYKQPGTNDNTIWATANDGTTTTSSANVTTYPYLNTGTDYVAQIITKDLGSVSGIVGQRMGSGTLFTGKFVLNVANPPASAQFGIPFTAKPKSFSAEIKYTAGTPYQDGKGNVLDKTDQADIYVILENREDPNAIKRIATGWHRTGTTTGVNLQNINVALTYGTLNATFPDYQKPGNGIYGNSNDKPTHIIVVFASSADGILYEGGVNSTLFVNNFELKY, from the coding sequence ATGAAAAATATAATCTTTAAAATTTTCAGCTTTTGTTTGTTTCTGCTTACCGCCGCTTGTGTAAACGATACTTATTTTGGTAAATCCGACAAAAACGCTATTCGCTATTTTACAGTCGCAGGACAGTCGGGTTTTTCTACTATCAACATCGCAACAAAAACGATTCAGATTACGGTGAATTCTGAAGCTGATATCACAAAACTGGCAATTGATTCACTTGCTTTATCAACTTTTGCTACAATTTCACCAGTTAAAGAAACGATACGAGATTTTACAACTCCTCAGACTTATATAGTAACCGCCGAAAATGGAGATCAGGCAGCTTATCTTGTTACTGTTACACAAGAAGGTGCTAACCCGCAATTAGACAACAGCACTTTTGATGCCTGGTATCAACCTTCGGGAAAATCATACAAACAACCCGGAACCAATGATAATACCATTTGGGCAACCGCCAATGACGGAACCACCACTACCAGCAGCGCCAATGTAACCACTTATCCTTATCTGAATACGGGCACTGATTATGTAGCTCAAATTATTACCAAAGATTTGGGCAGTGTCTCCGGAATTGTGGGACAACGTATGGGATCTGGTACTTTATTTACCGGAAAATTTGTTTTGAATGTTGCAAATCCGCCTGCTTCGGCACAATTTGGAATTCCGTTTACCGCCAAACCCAAAAGTTTCTCTGCCGAAATTAAGTACACGGCCGGAACACCTTATCAGGATGGCAAAGGCAATGTTTTAGACAAAACCGACCAAGCAGATATTTATGTTATTCTTGAAAACAGAGAGGATCCTAATGCGATCAAACGTATTGCAACAGGTTGGCACAGAACCGGAACAACAACAGGTGTGAATCTTCAAAATATTAATGTAGCTTTGACCTACGGAACGTTAAACGCAACATTCCCTGATTATCAGAAGCCTGGCAACGGAATTTATGGAAATTCTAATGACAAACCAACACACATCATCGTTGTTTTTGCCTCCAGTGCCGACGGAATCTTGTATGAGGGAGGTGTAAACAGTACGTTATTCGTAAATAATTTTGAACTTAAATATTAA
- a CDS encoding NUDIX hydrolase yields the protein MDFKDFLHYVPNIIPVELPAILAHLKMAPKERAEALKNLNAEAINPRIAAVMMLFYPKKGKTHLVLIVRNAYNGVHSSQIAFPGGKYETTDAGFAATALRETHEEVGILPEKIKVIKEFTPMFIPPSNFMVHPFLGVSSEELSFYPDVREVADIIELPLSVFLNDEIIIEATLSTSYGSNILVPAFNIQNHIVWGATAMILSELRDVLKLTFAENS from the coding sequence ATGGATTTTAAAGATTTCTTGCATTATGTTCCTAATATAATTCCGGTAGAGTTGCCGGCTATACTAGCTCATTTGAAAATGGCTCCAAAAGAGCGGGCAGAGGCATTAAAGAACTTAAATGCAGAAGCGATAAATCCCAGAATAGCAGCTGTTATGATGTTGTTTTATCCTAAAAAGGGAAAAACACATTTGGTTTTAATAGTCCGAAATGCCTACAACGGAGTTCATTCTTCGCAAATTGCTTTTCCGGGTGGAAAATACGAAACGACTGATGCCGGATTTGCAGCAACGGCTTTAAGAGAGACACATGAAGAAGTAGGGATTTTACCGGAGAAAATAAAGGTAATTAAGGAATTTACGCCGATGTTTATACCGCCGAGTAATTTTATGGTGCATCCTTTTTTGGGAGTTTCTTCAGAAGAACTTTCTTTTTATCCGGATGTCAGAGAAGTTGCGGACATTATAGAATTACCTCTTTCTGTTTTTTTGAATGACGAAATTATAATCGAGGCCACATTGTCAACTTCTTACGGATCAAATATTCTGGTTCCGGCATTTAATATTCAAAATCATATCGTTTGGGGAGCAACAGCGATGATATTAAGTGAATTAAGAGATGTGCTAAAATTGACTTTTGCAGAAAATTCGTAA
- a CDS encoding lysophospholipid acyltransferase family protein yields MGLFKRNPFGHILFIKKWLIRVLGAMTHRRYRGFNELQIEGSEIIKNLPDTNVLFISNHQTYFADVVAMFHVFNASLSGRQDTIKNIGYLWQPKMNLYYVAAKETMQAGLLPRILAYVGAITVERTWRAKGVDVTEKRDVNPNDTENIRIALEDGWVITFPQGTTKSFKPVRKGTAHIIKQHKPVVIPIVIDGFRRSFDKKGLRMKKKGILQSFIIKEPLDIDYENDTIDEIVEKVEYAIEQHPSFLKVIPAEELKVQEELNQMRRWGY; encoded by the coding sequence ATGGGATTGTTTAAACGAAATCCTTTCGGACATATATTATTCATCAAGAAATGGTTAATCCGTGTTTTGGGTGCCATGACGCACCGAAGATATAGAGGTTTTAATGAATTACAGATTGAAGGATCTGAAATCATAAAAAACTTGCCGGATACTAATGTTTTGTTTATATCCAATCACCAAACTTATTTTGCTGACGTTGTAGCCATGTTTCATGTTTTTAATGCAAGTTTATCTGGTCGTCAGGATACGATCAAGAATATTGGTTATTTGTGGCAACCTAAAATGAATCTGTATTATGTTGCTGCCAAAGAAACGATGCAAGCTGGCCTGTTGCCAAGAATTTTGGCTTACGTTGGTGCAATTACAGTAGAAAGAACCTGGCGTGCAAAAGGGGTTGATGTTACCGAAAAAAGAGATGTAAATCCTAACGATACCGAAAATATTAGAATAGCGCTGGAAGATGGCTGGGTAATCACATTCCCGCAAGGAACTACAAAATCGTTTAAACCCGTTCGAAAAGGAACGGCTCATATTATAAAACAGCATAAACCAGTTGTAATTCCAATTGTCATTGACGGTTTTCGTCGTTCATTTGATAAAAAAGGATTGCGAATGAAAAAGAAAGGGATTCTACAGTCCTTTATAATCAAAGAACCTCTTGATATTGATTACGAAAACGATACGATCGACGAAATCGTAGAAAAGGTAGAATACGCAATCGAACAACACCCGTCATTCTTAAAAGTAATTCCCGCAGAAGAATTAAAAGTGCAGGAAGAACTGAACCAAATGAGAAGATGGGGGTATTAG
- a CDS encoding RNA polymerase sigma factor, with translation MSENLEQSFVVQLQANQNIIHKICRLYTAGEDAHKDLFQEITIQLWKAYPKFRGDSKFSTWTYRVALNTAITLYRKTKRTISTVDYESHQHFVKDVDYNYEEEEQIKLMYKAVYQLNDIEKALVFMYLEDKDYQEIAETLGISEVNARVKMNRIKGKLKKILNP, from the coding sequence ATGAGCGAAAATCTAGAACAGTCATTTGTTGTGCAATTGCAGGCAAATCAGAATATAATCCACAAGATTTGTAGATTATATACTGCTGGCGAAGACGCTCATAAAGACTTGTTTCAGGAAATTACTATTCAATTATGGAAAGCTTATCCTAAATTTAGAGGCGACAGTAAATTTTCGACCTGGACGTATCGCGTTGCTTTAAATACCGCCATTACCTTATATCGAAAAACCAAAAGAACCATATCTACTGTAGATTATGAAAGTCATCAGCATTTTGTAAAAGACGTTGATTACAACTATGAAGAGGAGGAACAAATTAAACTGATGTACAAAGCCGTTTATCAGCTTAATGACATCGAAAAAGCATTAGTTTTTATGTATTTAGAAGACAAAGATTATCAAGAAATAGCAGAGACCTTAGGAATCAGCGAAGTGAATGCACGTGTGAAAATGAACAGAATAAAAGGGAAACTTAAAAAAATATTAAATCCTTAA